The segment CGCTGGTGCACGCCCAGGACGGCTACAGCGGCAAGCTGTTCGTGTTCGTCCAGGCGGACGGCGGCTGGGACGTGACGAGCTTCTGCGACCCCAAGATGAACACCCCGGGCGAGCCGATCATCAACCACTGGGCGGAACACGATGAGACCCGCCAGGTAGGCAATCTGAGTTATGCGCCCTTTGCCAAGAACCAGGAGTTTTTCGAGAAGTACCACCGGATGATGCTGGTCATTAATGGCGTGGATGCGCAGACGAACGCGCACACGGTGGGTATCGTGCACAACTGGAGCGGGCGGAACTCGGAGGGATATCCGACGCTGGGGGCGTTGGCGGCGGCGCATTTTGCTCCGGCGCTGCCGGTGGGGTACCTGAGCTTCGGGGGGTTCTCGAACACGTCGGGCCTGACGCGGTTCACGCGGCTGGACGATCCTCGGCTATTGCGGGAGATCGCGGAGCCACGGGCGGACATGGGACGTTTCATCAGCGACGCGGACTGGGAGGCGATGGGGCGGCACCGGGCGAATACGGTGGCGCGGTTGGCATCCGCCCCGGGTCTGTTGCCCGGGGACGAGGCTCACCTGGAGTTCTACCGTACGGCGTTCGCCACGGAGGGTCTGAAGGCATATGCGGATGCGATTCCGCCGGAAGACCAACTCGAGGATCAGGAAGAGTGGGAGGACTTCCGGAGTACCCTGCGTCGTCAGGCGCAGTTGACGGTGCTGGCATTCAAGACGGGGGTGGCGGTGTGCGCGGACCTGTGGCTGGGAGGGTTCGACACGCACACGAACCACGACCCTCCGCACGAGTGGCTGTTGGGGAACCTGACGGGCGGTGTGGACTACCTGTGGGACTACGCGGAGGAGCACGGGGTGGCGGACCGGATGGTGGTGGTGATCGGGTCGGACTTTGGGAGGACGCAGCACTACAACTCTGTGAACGGGAAGGACCACTGGCCGATCGGGAGCTACGTGGTGATGGAGAAGAACCAGAGTTGGACGGGGCAGGCGGTAGGGGAGACGGACGAGTTGCATTTTACGCAGAAGATGGATCCCGCGACGCTACGGCGGGATGACACGAACGGGACGATCATCTATCCGAAGCACGTACACAAGGCGTTGCGGGAGCATCTGGGGGTAGCGCAGACGGCGGGAGCGTTGCGGTTTCCTTTCAACAACACCGAAGACTTCCCCTTCTTCAGCTAGGGACGATGGGACCGAAGGAACACCGAAGCCGCACGTGGGGCTTTCGTTGGGTCCGAGTGTTTTCGCTGGCGTTGGCGGGCACTCTTTCGGTGGCGGCTCCGGTCCTATCGATGACGGGGCCGGTCGGTCAGGGTGCGGTGGAAAGACCGGGGTTGATTC is part of the Deltaproteobacteria bacterium genome and harbors:
- a CDS encoding DUF1501 domain-containing protein, producing the protein MRRRTFLKALLGVAAMAPGFRLPLVHAQDGYSGKLFVFVQADGGWDVTSFCDPKMNTPGEPIINHWAEHDETRQVGNLSYAPFAKNQEFFEKYHRMMLVINGVDAQTNAHTVGIVHNWSGRNSEGYPTLGALAAAHFAPALPVGYLSFGGFSNTSGLTRFTRLDDPRLLREIAEPRADMGRFISDADWEAMGRHRANTVARLASAPGLLPGDEAHLEFYRTAFATEGLKAYADAIPPEDQLEDQEEWEDFRSTLRRQAQLTVLAFKTGVAVCADLWLGGFDTHTNHDPPHEWLLGNLTGGVDYLWDYAEEHGVADRMVVVIGSDFGRTQHYNSVNGKDHWPIGSYVVMEKNQSWTGQAVGETDELHFTQKMDPATLRRDDTNGTIIYPKHVHKALREHLGVAQTAGALRFPFNNTEDFPFFS